A window of Actinobacillus suis ATCC 33415 contains these coding sequences:
- the xylF gene encoding D-xylose ABC transporter substrate-binding protein: protein MKLKSKLLAVAAATLLALGQTAIAKDLKIGMSIDDLRLERWQKDRDIFVKKAESLGAKVFVQSANGDATAQISQIENMLNKDIDVLVIIPFNGEVLSNVISEAKKEGVKVLAYDRLINNADIDFYVSFDNEKVGELQAQSIIEKKPEGNYFLMGGSPVDNNAKLFRKGQMKVLQPHIDSGKIKVVGDQWVDSWLAEKALQIMENALTANKNNIDAVVASNDATAGGAIQALSAQGLAGKVAISGQDADIAGIKRIIDGSQTMTVYKPITNLADKAAELSVALGKDEKVESNSTLNNGVKDVPAYLLEPVVVTKDNIDSTVIKDGFHTKEAVYGK from the coding sequence ATGAAACTTAAATCTAAGTTATTAGCAGTAGCCGCAGCAACCTTATTAGCTTTAGGTCAAACCGCCATTGCCAAAGATCTAAAAATTGGTATGTCTATTGACGATCTTCGTTTAGAACGTTGGCAAAAAGACCGAGATATCTTTGTAAAAAAAGCGGAATCATTGGGTGCAAAAGTGTTTGTGCAATCCGCAAATGGTGATGCAACCGCACAAATTTCTCAAATTGAGAATATGTTAAATAAAGATATTGATGTATTAGTGATTATTCCGTTTAACGGTGAAGTGCTTTCTAACGTTATTTCCGAAGCGAAAAAAGAAGGCGTAAAAGTATTAGCTTACGACCGCTTAATTAATAATGCGGATATTGATTTCTACGTATCCTTTGATAATGAAAAAGTAGGCGAATTACAAGCACAAAGTATTATTGAGAAAAAACCGGAAGGTAATTATTTCTTAATGGGTGGTTCTCCGGTAGATAACAATGCGAAATTGTTCCGTAAAGGTCAAATGAAAGTTCTACAACCGCATATTGATAGTGGCAAAATCAAAGTAGTGGGAGACCAATGGGTAGATTCATGGCTTGCGGAAAAAGCCTTACAAATTATGGAAAATGCTTTAACTGCTAACAAAAACAACATTGATGCAGTGGTTGCTTCCAACGATGCAACGGCAGGTGGTGCAATCCAAGCACTTAGCGCGCAAGGTCTGGCGGGTAAAGTAGCGATTTCCGGTCAAGATGCAGACATCGCAGGGATCAAACGTATTATTGACGGTTCACAAACAATGACCGTATATAAACCGATTACAAACCTTGCTGATAAAGCTGCAGAACTTTCCGTTGCTTTAGGTAAAGACGAGAAGGTGGAATCAAATTCAACCCTAAATAATGGCGTGAAAGATGTACCGGCTTACTTACTAGAACCAGTAGTTGTGACTAAAGATAATATTGATAGTACTGTAATTAAAGATGGTTTCCACACCAAAGAAGCCGTATATGGCAAATAA
- the xylG gene encoding D-xylose ABC transporter ATP-binding protein, with translation MAQLLEMKNITKRFGDVVALNNISISLESGEVLSLCGENGSGKSTLMKVLCGIYPYGDYEGEIYFSGEKLTAKNIKDTEEKGISIIHQELTLVKNMTVLENMFLGNEMKNYGITNDNEMYLRCKTLLEQVQLNIDPNTKVSELGLGQQQLVEIAKALNKQVRLLILDEPTASLTETETAILLNLIKDLQVHNIACVYISHKLNEVKAISDNICVIRDGEYIGTRPAKGMSEDDIITMMVGREITSLYPHEPHDIGEEILRVENITAWHPTNTHIKRVDNASFSLRRGEILGVAGLVGSGRTEMAQCIFGSYLGKYQGDIYVEGQKVQIKNCAQAIEKNIVMVPEDRKKHGIVPIMGVGKNITLAALPQFCFGKKVINEPLEETIINQSIAKLTVKTSSPDLAIGRLSGGNQQKAILAKCLLLNPKILILDEPTRGIDVGAKYEIYKLINQLAQQGMAVIVISSELPEVLGISDRVLVMHQGKIKADLINHNLTQEQVMEAALKE, from the coding sequence ATGGCTCAATTATTAGAAATGAAAAATATTACCAAGCGGTTTGGTGATGTCGTTGCCCTTAACAATATTTCTATCTCATTAGAATCCGGTGAGGTACTTTCTCTCTGTGGTGAAAACGGTTCAGGCAAATCGACCTTAATGAAAGTGTTATGCGGCATTTATCCATATGGTGATTATGAAGGTGAGATTTATTTCTCAGGCGAGAAACTCACCGCAAAAAATATCAAAGATACCGAAGAAAAAGGCATTTCCATTATCCACCAAGAATTGACTCTCGTGAAAAATATGACCGTGCTTGAAAATATGTTTTTAGGCAACGAGATGAAAAACTATGGAATAACAAACGATAATGAAATGTACCTGCGTTGTAAGACCTTACTGGAACAGGTACAACTGAATATCGACCCGAACACCAAAGTTTCCGAGTTAGGTTTAGGTCAACAACAATTAGTTGAAATTGCCAAAGCGTTAAATAAACAAGTGCGCTTATTAATTTTAGACGAACCAACCGCATCTTTAACCGAAACAGAAACAGCAATTCTGCTCAATCTTATCAAGGACTTACAAGTACATAATATTGCGTGCGTCTATATTTCGCACAAACTCAATGAAGTCAAAGCAATTTCAGACAATATCTGTGTGATTCGTGATGGCGAATATATCGGCACTCGCCCAGCAAAAGGTATGAGTGAAGATGACATTATTACCATGATGGTCGGCCGTGAAATTACTTCACTTTATCCACACGAACCGCACGATATTGGTGAGGAAATTTTACGAGTGGAAAATATCACCGCTTGGCATCCAACCAATACACATATAAAACGGGTAGATAATGCTAGTTTTTCACTACGTCGTGGTGAAATCTTAGGTGTTGCCGGCTTAGTCGGTTCAGGCCGAACTGAAATGGCGCAATGTATTTTCGGTTCTTATTTAGGTAAATACCAAGGTGATATTTATGTAGAAGGACAAAAAGTCCAAATCAAAAATTGTGCTCAAGCGATTGAGAAAAATATTGTAATGGTGCCGGAAGATCGTAAAAAACACGGAATTGTGCCAATTATGGGTGTCGGTAAAAACATCACATTAGCCGCATTACCGCAGTTCTGTTTCGGTAAAAAAGTGATTAATGAACCGTTAGAAGAAACCATTATCAACCAATCTATCGCCAAACTTACGGTGAAAACTTCTTCACCAGATCTTGCCATAGGGCGTTTAAGCGGCGGTAACCAACAAAAAGCAATCTTAGCGAAATGCCTGTTGCTCAATCCTAAAATTCTGATTTTAGATGAACCGACCCGAGGCATTGACGTTGGGGCAAAATACGAAATCTACAAACTCATCAACCAACTTGCCCAACAAGGAATGGCAGTGATTGTTATCTCATCAGAATTACCGGAAGTGCTGGGTATCAGTGATCGTGTGCTTGTCATGCACCAAGGCAAAATCAAAGCGGATTTAATCAATCATAATTTAACCCAAGAACAAGTGATGGAAGCCGCCCTCAAGGAGTAA
- a CDS encoding MFS transporter, producing the protein MNMATDKSNEFAKLSTFERIAYGSGDLAQNLVFGTVGGFLLTYLTTVNGISAAAGATIFLIVKWSNVFWDPWVGAFIDKSKPTKQGKYRPYLLKFGIPLVILASLLFLPLESVRGSVIYAFLSYFATAMIYSFVNIPYGSLSASLTRDTEEIAKLTTTRMTMANIANLLVYTLFPLFVQLLAPHAELKNTGFFGIELQLGDYMSAAAGPAWFKVYAVYMVVGFAALMFSYAGIKERIIPTEEETQKVKYSDLIIELKRNRPLQILGLFFLIGFTFMFFGNTVWPFYLKYNIGHSEWIASIGLLGSIPGIFLVFLWPKLRRSIGKKNFFHLFLGIFVLGQLCLWVWQFDAFKDSPTLGYIGRFLQQWGLTSATGFMWALVPEVITFGEFKSKKRVAGIINALMGLFFKIGLALGGIIPGYINAVYGFDGSLAVQTGDALSGINISMIWAPIVLAIVASIVMSRYPLSDTDIDHINEKITSYSKK; encoded by the coding sequence ATGAACATGGCAACTGATAAAAGTAACGAGTTTGCTAAACTCAGCACCTTTGAGCGTATTGCGTATGGTAGCGGTGATTTAGCGCAAAATTTGGTATTTGGTACGGTTGGCGGTTTCTTACTGACTTACCTTACTACGGTAAACGGTATTTCTGCCGCAGCAGGTGCAACAATCTTCTTAATTGTGAAATGGAGTAATGTGTTTTGGGATCCTTGGGTTGGGGCGTTTATTGATAAAAGCAAACCGACCAAACAGGGTAAATATCGTCCTTATTTACTGAAATTCGGCATCCCGCTTGTTATTTTGGCCTCCTTACTTTTCTTACCGCTTGAATCCGTTCGTGGTTCTGTGATTTACGCTTTCCTTTCTTACTTTGCTACCGCAATGATTTATTCTTTTGTGAATATTCCTTATGGTTCGCTTTCCGCTTCTTTAACCCGTGATACGGAAGAAATCGCTAAACTCACCACAACCCGTATGACCATGGCAAATATTGCCAATTTATTGGTTTATACCTTATTCCCTCTTTTTGTCCAATTACTCGCCCCTCATGCGGAACTTAAAAATACCGGCTTTTTCGGTATCGAGTTGCAATTAGGCGATTATATGTCTGCAGCGGCAGGCCCAGCGTGGTTTAAAGTCTATGCGGTTTATATGGTGGTTGGCTTTGCAGCATTAATGTTTTCTTATGCAGGAATCAAAGAACGCATTATTCCAACTGAAGAAGAAACTCAAAAAGTAAAATATTCCGACCTTATCATCGAATTAAAACGTAACCGCCCACTACAAATTCTTGGTCTGTTCTTTTTAATCGGTTTTACCTTTATGTTTTTCGGAAATACCGTATGGCCGTTCTACTTAAAATATAACATTGGTCATTCCGAATGGATTGCTTCTATCGGTTTATTAGGTTCAATTCCGGGTATTTTCCTTGTGTTCCTATGGCCTAAATTACGCCGTAGCATCGGTAAAAAGAATTTCTTCCACTTATTCCTTGGTATTTTCGTATTAGGACAACTTTGCTTATGGGTATGGCAATTTGACGCTTTCAAAGATTCTCCAACCCTTGGTTATATCGGCCGTTTCTTACAACAATGGGGCTTAACTTCTGCGACCGGTTTTATGTGGGCGTTAGTGCCAGAAGTGATTACCTTCGGTGAATTCAAATCGAAAAAACGTGTTGCCGGTATTATCAATGCGTTAATGGGCTTGTTCTTCAAAATCGGCTTGGCGTTAGGCGGTATTATCCCCGGCTACATTAATGCTGTTTATGGTTTTGACGGTTCATTAGCCGTACAAACCGGCGATGCGTTATCCGGTATTAATATTTCGATGATTTGGGCACCGATTGTATTAGCGATTGTCGCGAGTATCGTGATGAGTCGTTACCCGCTCAGTGATACCGATATTGATCACATCAATGAAAAAATTACCTCTTATTCTAAAAAATAA
- the xylA gene encoding xylose isomerase yields MSNYFDKIEKVKYEGANSTNPFAFKHYNPNEVILGKTMAEHLRLAVCYWHTFCWTGNDMFGVGSLDRSWQKTGDLLEGAKQKAEIAFEFFQKLGIPYYCFHDVDIAPEGNSYKEYVHNFHTMVDILEKKQAETGVKLLWGTANCFTNPRYMSGASTNPNPEVFSWAASQVFNAMNATKRLGGENYVLWGGREGYETLLNTDLKREREQIGRFMQMVVEHKHKIGFNGTLLIEPKPQEPTKHQYDYDVATVYGFLKQFGLEKEIKVNIEANHATLAGHTFQHEIATAAALDIFGSIDANRGDPQLGWDTDQFPNSVEENTLVMYEILKAGGFTTGGFNFDAKIRRQSTDPYDLFHGHIGAIDVLALSLKRATKMIEDQTLQGIVDQRYAGWNGDLGQQILAGKASLEDLAKIVESKALDPKPVSGQQEYLENLVNNYIYR; encoded by the coding sequence ATGTCTAACTATTTCGATAAAATTGAAAAAGTAAAATATGAAGGTGCTAACTCAACCAATCCTTTTGCTTTTAAACATTACAATCCGAACGAAGTGATTTTAGGCAAAACCATGGCGGAACATTTACGTTTAGCAGTATGTTATTGGCATACTTTCTGCTGGACGGGGAATGATATGTTCGGTGTAGGTTCTTTAGATCGTAGTTGGCAAAAAACAGGTGATTTACTCGAAGGCGCAAAACAAAAAGCGGAAATTGCCTTTGAATTCTTCCAAAAATTAGGGATTCCTTACTATTGCTTCCACGATGTAGACATTGCACCGGAAGGTAATTCATATAAAGAATATGTACATAATTTCCATACCATGGTGGATATTCTTGAGAAAAAACAAGCGGAAACCGGCGTGAAATTATTATGGGGTACAGCAAACTGCTTTACTAACCCTCGTTATATGTCCGGCGCATCAACCAATCCGAATCCTGAAGTGTTCTCTTGGGCAGCATCGCAAGTATTCAATGCGATGAACGCAACCAAACGCTTAGGCGGTGAGAACTATGTGTTATGGGGCGGTCGTGAAGGTTATGAAACTTTATTAAATACCGATTTAAAACGTGAACGTGAACAAATCGGTCGCTTTATGCAAATGGTGGTGGAACATAAACATAAAATCGGCTTTAACGGTACGTTATTAATCGAACCGAAACCGCAAGAACCGACTAAACACCAATATGACTATGACGTAGCAACGGTTTACGGCTTCTTAAAACAATTCGGTTTAGAAAAAGAAATCAAAGTGAACATTGAAGCAAACCACGCAACTTTAGCTGGTCATACTTTCCAACACGAAATTGCAACTGCGGCAGCATTAGATATCTTTGGTTCGATTGATGCTAACCGCGGCGATCCACAATTAGGTTGGGATACAGACCAATTCCCGAACAGCGTGGAAGAAAATACGCTTGTGATGTATGAAATCTTAAAAGCAGGCGGCTTTACTACCGGTGGCTTCAACTTTGATGCGAAAATCCGCCGTCAAAGTACAGATCCGTATGATTTATTCCACGGCCATATCGGTGCGATTGACGTACTTGCCCTTTCATTAAAACGTGCAACGAAAATGATTGAAGACCAAACCTTACAAGGTATCGTTGATCAACGTTACGCAGGCTGGAACGGCGATTTAGGTCAGCAAATTCTTGCCGGTAAAGCAAGCCTTGAAGATTTAGCGAAAATCGTTGAAAGCAAAGCACTTGATCCGAAACCGGTTTCAGGTCAGCAAGAATACTTAGAAAATTTAGTGAATAATTATATTTATCGTTAA
- the xylB gene encoding xylulokinase, which translates to MYIGIDLGTSGVKVVLLNESQEIIATTHQSLPISRPHPLWSEQNPEDWWHATNLAMLALAQQQDLTAVKAIGLTGQMHGATLLDKHDQVLSPAILWNDGRSFAECAELESLVPNSREITGNLMMPGFTAPKLKWVDKHQPQIAEQVDKVLLPKDYLRLRMTGEYASDMSDASGTMWLDVGKREWNQALLNACGLDVSNMPKLFEGNQITGYLRPELAKNWKLNTVPVIAGGGDNAAGAIGIGLYQAGQAMLSLGTSGVYFVVTDKFSANPQKAVHSFCHALPDRWHLMSVMLSAASAVDFAQKVTGISDIKTLFQQVENCSQASDAIFLPYLSGERTPHNDPYAKGVFWGLTHNDNPITMARAAVEGVSFALADGIDVLHETGVKADNIALIGGGAKSAYWRQLLADITGRTFEYRTGGDVGPALGAAKLAQIALNPHEDIANFCQPLPLEAIYQPNRSKFAEYQDKRSKFAEIYQRLKGL; encoded by the coding sequence ATGTATATCGGAATTGATTTAGGCACATCAGGCGTTAAAGTCGTTTTACTCAATGAATCTCAAGAAATCATCGCAACCACACATCAATCTTTACCTATTTCTCGCCCTCATCCGCTTTGGTCGGAACAAAATCCGGAAGACTGGTGGCATGCAACCAATTTAGCCATGCTCGCTTTGGCACAACAGCAAGATTTAACTGCTGTGAAAGCGATCGGCTTAACCGGCCAAATGCACGGTGCGACTTTATTGGATAAACATGATCAAGTATTGAGTCCGGCAATTTTGTGGAATGACGGGCGTAGCTTTGCGGAATGTGCCGAATTGGAATCATTAGTGCCGAATAGCCGTGAAATTACCGGTAATCTGATGATGCCGGGCTTTACCGCACCGAAATTAAAATGGGTAGATAAACATCAGCCACAAATCGCCGAACAAGTGGATAAAGTCTTATTGCCGAAAGATTATTTACGTTTACGTATGACCGGCGAATATGCCTCCGATATGTCGGATGCTTCCGGCACAATGTGGCTGGATGTCGGTAAGAGAGAGTGGAATCAGGCGTTATTAAATGCGTGCGGACTTGATGTTAGTAATATGCCTAAACTGTTTGAAGGCAACCAAATTACCGGTTACTTACGCCCCGAATTGGCCAAAAACTGGAAGTTAAATACCGTTCCGGTAATTGCCGGGGGGGGCGATAATGCCGCCGGTGCAATCGGTATCGGGCTTTACCAAGCCGGACAAGCGATGTTATCGCTCGGTACGTCAGGGGTGTATTTTGTTGTAACCGATAAATTTAGTGCTAATCCGCAAAAAGCGGTACACAGTTTCTGCCATGCCTTACCGGATCGCTGGCATTTGATGTCGGTCATGCTCAGTGCCGCATCAGCGGTCGATTTTGCCCAAAAAGTTACCGGTATTAGTGATATTAAAACGCTATTCCAACAAGTCGAAAACTGCAGCCAAGCGAGCGATGCGATTTTCCTACCTTATTTATCCGGCGAACGTACGCCGCATAACGACCCTTATGCCAAAGGCGTGTTTTGGGGCTTAACTCATAACGATAACCCGATTACCATGGCAAGAGCTGCGGTGGAAGGGGTCAGTTTTGCATTAGCGGACGGCATTGACGTGTTACACGAAACCGGTGTGAAGGCGGATAATATCGCTCTGATCGGTGGCGGAGCAAAAAGTGCTTATTGGCGCCAATTATTGGCGGATATTACCGGAAGAACCTTTGAATATCGTACCGGTGGCGATGTCGGCCCTGCACTTGGGGCGGCGAAATTGGCACAGATTGCCTTAAATCCGCATGAAGATATTGCTAATTTCTGTCAGCCGTTACCGCTTGAAGCGATTTACCAACCGAATCGCAGCAAGTTTGCCGAATACCAAGACAAGCGGTCAAAATTTGCCGAAATTTACCAAAGATTAAAAGGTCTTTAA
- a CDS encoding glycoside hydrolase family 43 protein, translating to MQIQNPILPGFNPDPSIVRVEDTYYIASSTFEWFPGVRIHASKDLVHWNLIKNVLDTTTLLDMKGNPSSGGIWAPDLSYADGQFWLVYTDVKVVDGAFKDMTNYLTTAKDIQGPWSAPIKLNGVGFDASLFHDDDGKKYLVQQTWDHREYHHPFDGITLTEFDVSTMKLKPETQRTIFEGTEVKLVEGPHIYKINGEYYLFAAEGGTVFTHQEVVARSKTLDAHSFQLAPNTPFITNFDTPNSYLQKQGHGSLVQTPSGEWYYSSLTARPWNHATESATDPRGWSTLGRETSIQKVEFDQDGWPYIVGGHGGRTFVEAPKDAIFTEAPADHSQHDEFDSPTLDMNWNTLRVPFSPQMGETGNGVLKLIGRGSLANTHDLSLIARRWQAFYFDAETKVKFTPFSYQSMAGLTNYYNHSHWSWIFITKNDQGQQVIEVAENKGGARNGQYTSYLKDNAIVIPDGTEYVWFKTKVRKESYTYEYSFDGKQWHSIPVVLDAAVLSDDYVLRSYGGFFTGAFVGLAAVDYSGYESTAEFSYFDYKELGDKQLADGSFSWQKSESRFG from the coding sequence ATGCAAATTCAAAATCCAATTCTACCGGGCTTTAACCCAGACCCGTCAATTGTGCGAGTAGAAGATACTTATTATATTGCCTCTTCAACTTTTGAATGGTTCCCCGGTGTACGAATTCACGCTTCTAAAGATCTTGTGCACTGGAACTTAATCAAAAATGTGTTGGATACGACAACCTTATTAGATATGAAAGGTAATCCATCTTCGGGGGGGATTTGGGCACCTGATCTTTCCTACGCTGATGGGCAATTCTGGTTAGTTTATACCGATGTGAAAGTGGTGGACGGTGCTTTCAAAGACATGACCAATTACTTAACGACGGCGAAAGATATTCAAGGCCCGTGGTCTGCACCGATTAAACTCAATGGTGTTGGTTTTGATGCCTCACTGTTCCACGATGATGATGGCAAAAAATACCTTGTGCAACAAACTTGGGATCATCGTGAATATCATCATCCGTTTGATGGTATTACCCTGACTGAATTCGATGTTTCAACGATGAAGCTGAAACCGGAAACCCAACGTACTATTTTTGAAGGTACGGAAGTGAAATTGGTTGAAGGTCCGCATATTTATAAAATCAATGGCGAATATTATCTGTTTGCCGCAGAAGGCGGTACGGTCTTTACTCACCAAGAAGTCGTCGCTCGCTCGAAAACGCTTGATGCGCATTCGTTCCAACTTGCGCCAAATACGCCGTTTATTACCAACTTTGATACGCCGAATTCTTATCTACAAAAACAAGGGCATGGATCGTTGGTACAAACACCAAGCGGCGAATGGTATTACTCCTCATTAACTGCACGTCCGTGGAATCATGCGACTGAATCAGCAACTGATCCGCGAGGCTGGTCCACATTAGGACGTGAAACCTCGATTCAAAAAGTTGAATTTGATCAAGACGGCTGGCCTTATATTGTTGGTGGGCACGGCGGGCGTACCTTTGTCGAAGCACCGAAAGATGCGATTTTTACCGAAGCACCGGCAGATCACTCACAACACGATGAATTTGACAGCCCTACACTGGATATGAATTGGAATACCTTACGTGTTCCGTTTAGCCCTCAAATGGGAGAAACCGGTAATGGCGTATTGAAATTAATTGGACGTGGTTCGCTTGCCAATACACACGATTTATCGCTAATCGCTCGCCGTTGGCAGGCCTTCTATTTTGATGCGGAAACGAAAGTGAAATTTACGCCGTTTTCTTATCAATCTATGGCTGGTTTAACCAACTATTACAACCATTCACATTGGTCTTGGATTTTCATCACCAAAAACGACCAAGGTCAGCAAGTGATTGAAGTGGCGGAAAACAAAGGCGGCGCACGTAATGGACAATATACTTCGTATCTGAAAGATAATGCGATTGTGATTCCGGACGGTACGGAATACGTCTGGTTTAAAACCAAAGTACGTAAAGAATCCTATACCTACGAATATTCATTTGATGGCAAACAATGGCATAGCATTCCAGTAGTGTTAGACGCTGCCGTATTATCGGATGATTACGTGTTGCGTAGCTACGGCGGCTTTTTCACCGGGGCTTTTGTCGGCTTAGCTGCGGTTGATTATTCAGGTTATGAATCCACCGCTGAATTTAGTTACTTTGACTATAAAGAACTGGGCGACAAACAACTTGCTGACGGCTCGTTCTCTTGGCAAAAATCCGAAAGCCGTTTCGGCTAG
- a CDS encoding XylR family transcriptional regulator produces MSDQNFKIALLFNANKIYDRRVIEGIGQYIQASQCTWNIFMQDDFTYHKKDIEGLLIDGIIADFDDPETAALLGELNIPVIAVGGSYQNSAFYPKVPYVATDNYALVEMAFLHLKQKGINQFAFYGIPSDEQKHWSVERKNAFLDLMEKYEHQANIYLGHQVNSKNWLEAQSALSEWLVSLPAQTGIIAVTDARARHLLQACEYLNIAVPEQVSVIGIDNEELIQHLSRVSLSSVVQGTKQIGYQAAKMLHHLLEGKKLGLSPVLIPPLRVEQRRSTDFHAFQDPFVIQAMHYIHHNACKGIKTEQVLDHLRISRSNLEQRFKNELNKTIHQVIHEEKLNRAKYMLQFTDISIQEISEICGYPSLPYFYSVFKKEYLDTPKAFRQSHHKILVE; encoded by the coding sequence ATGTCAGATCAAAACTTCAAAATTGCACTGCTTTTTAATGCAAACAAAATTTATGATCGCCGAGTGATTGAAGGGATCGGGCAGTATATCCAAGCATCGCAATGTACTTGGAATATCTTTATGCAAGATGACTTCACCTATCATAAAAAAGATATTGAAGGCTTATTAATCGACGGGATTATTGCCGATTTTGATGACCCGGAAACCGCCGCATTATTAGGCGAATTAAATATCCCGGTCATTGCAGTTGGCGGCTCATATCAAAATAGCGCTTTTTATCCGAAAGTACCTTATGTTGCAACCGATAATTATGCTTTGGTCGAAATGGCGTTTTTACATTTAAAACAAAAAGGCATTAATCAATTTGCGTTTTATGGCATTCCAAGTGATGAACAAAAACATTGGTCGGTAGAACGTAAAAATGCCTTCTTAGATTTAATGGAAAAATACGAACATCAAGCCAATATTTATTTAGGTCACCAAGTCAATTCGAAAAACTGGCTAGAAGCACAATCCGCTTTAAGCGAATGGTTAGTCTCTTTACCGGCTCAAACCGGCATTATTGCGGTAACCGATGCCAGAGCCAGACATTTATTGCAAGCCTGTGAATATTTAAATATTGCAGTACCGGAACAAGTTTCGGTCATTGGTATTGACAATGAAGAGCTAATTCAGCATCTATCTCGCGTCTCACTTTCGTCTGTGGTACAAGGTACAAAGCAAATCGGTTACCAAGCGGCAAAAATGCTACATCATTTACTTGAAGGTAAAAAATTAGGCCTCTCTCCCGTATTAATTCCGCCGCTACGCGTAGAACAACGCCGTTCCACCGATTTCCACGCATTCCAAGATCCGTTTGTCATTCAAGCAATGCACTATATTCATCATAACGCCTGCAAAGGGATCAAAACCGAACAAGTTCTCGATCATTTAAGAATTTCACGTTCCAATTTGGAACAACGTTTTAAAAACGAATTAAATAAGACTATCCATCAAGTGATTCATGAAGAAAAACTGAATCGTGCAAAATACATGCTACAATTTACTGATATTTCGATCCAAGAAATTTCAGAAATTTGCGGTTATCCTTCTTTACCCTATTTCTATTCGGTATTTAAAAAGGAATATTTAGATACCCCGAAAGCATTTAGACAATCCCATCACAAAATTTTAGTTGAGTAA
- a CDS encoding sugar ABC transporter permease, translated as MNKLKSINLQVYIMLIAIVVIMAFFSVATDGAYVSARNISNLLRQTSITGILAIGMVFVIISAEIDLSVGSMMGLLGGFAAITNVWWGWPLSVTIIVTLALGLLLGAWNGWWVAYQKVPSFIVTLAGMLAFRGVLIGLTNGTTVSPISQDMTVIGQGYLPDTVGMILGTIGMFLFIAWGSYQRKARQNLNLNVPTMGKETMKYGLVAIVVLGAIYLLNDYRGVPFPVLLLALLTIAGTFIARKTAFGRHIYAIGGNIDAARLSGIAVEKVKLMIFAINGLLVGIAGLILSSRLGAGAPSAGQNAELDAIAACVIGGASLAGGIGSIYGVVIGAFIIALLDNGMSMLDVPTFWQYIVKGAILLLAVWADSMSKKKA; from the coding sequence ATGAACAAGTTAAAATCAATTAATTTACAAGTTTATATTATGTTGATTGCCATTGTCGTGATTATGGCATTCTTCTCTGTTGCCACTGACGGGGCTTATGTAAGTGCGAGAAATATCTCTAATTTACTCCGCCAGACTTCTATCACGGGGATTCTCGCTATCGGTATGGTGTTTGTGATTATCTCGGCAGAAATTGATTTATCAGTCGGTTCGATGATGGGCTTACTCGGCGGCTTTGCCGCAATTACTAATGTTTGGTGGGGCTGGCCGCTTTCCGTCACAATCATTGTTACCCTTGCACTCGGTTTATTATTAGGTGCTTGGAACGGTTGGTGGGTTGCTTACCAAAAAGTACCATCTTTCATTGTCACGCTCGCCGGTATGCTTGCTTTCCGTGGCGTACTTATCGGCTTAACCAACGGTACAACCGTTTCCCCAATCAGCCAAGATATGACTGTAATTGGTCAAGGTTATCTTCCTGATACGGTGGGGATGATTTTAGGCACAATCGGTATGTTCCTATTCATCGCTTGGGGCAGTTACCAACGTAAAGCACGTCAAAATCTTAATTTAAATGTGCCAACTATGGGCAAAGAAACGATGAAATACGGCTTGGTAGCAATTGTAGTACTTGGCGCAATTTATCTACTTAACGACTACCGTGGCGTACCATTCCCAGTATTATTACTCGCTTTACTCACAATTGCCGGTACATTTATCGCACGCAAAACCGCATTCGGTCGCCATATCTATGCGATTGGCGGGAATATTGATGCTGCCCGTTTATCCGGGATTGCGGTTGAGAAAGTGAAATTAATGATTTTTGCAATCAACGGGTTATTAGTCGGTATCGCCGGTTTGATTTTAAGTTCTCGTTTAGGTGCAGGTGCGCCGTCAGCCGGACAAAATGCCGAACTTGATGCAATTGCAGCTTGTGTCATCGGCGGTGCAAGTTTAGCCGGTGGTATCGGCTCTATCTATGGTGTAGTGATCGGTGCTTTCATTATCGCCTTACTCGACAACGGTATGAGTATGTTAGACGTTCCAACTTTCTGGCAATACATTGTAAAAGGCGCCATCTTATTGCTTGCAGTCTGGGCAGATAGTATGAGTAAGAAAAAAGCCTAA